A region of Rhodoligotrophos appendicifer DNA encodes the following proteins:
- a CDS encoding lipopolysaccharide biosynthesis protein: MSANLRALLSTELNRPVAWAVLLRGIGMVMGYGLILLLGLSMSPTEIGWIGLGLALIGLFTSIAGCGQPLAVLRFMGDAPGLTLMGGSHAAERSRLLVVRGAVVAALVTAAGGEIATLLGLGTAPAGFYAFVAAAGAASTILEWRSAVLRASRRLVAALVSRDILWRLIMLAILFVALGSGFGLSVSLVLVTMATALGLSAWTMRLPVGFAPDGARNAAGEADFWPLSRSVWISTVAAAFGAQAGILVIGMVLTVEKAGLFLLIDRTAMLLTLILAAITAAATPRMATLWARRDHARLRAAFATSCLYGGAAAGAGFILLAAFGEHLLAAISQDFAQGYAPLLVLAFAQLVNAATGPAGALLMVTGHEHLAMRLSLLFNVSALILAAAAGFTFGIMGLALAQACIITLRCLVTFACCLHCWN, encoded by the coding sequence ATGTCTGCAAATCTGCGTGCTCTGCTATCCACAGAGCTGAACCGACCCGTGGCCTGGGCTGTGCTGTTGCGCGGAATTGGCATGGTGATGGGCTATGGATTGATTCTTCTACTTGGCCTGTCCATGTCGCCCACCGAGATCGGTTGGATTGGTCTTGGATTGGCTCTGATTGGTCTCTTCACGTCCATCGCCGGATGTGGTCAGCCTCTGGCAGTGTTGCGGTTCATGGGTGACGCCCCGGGCCTTACTCTGATGGGCGGTTCGCATGCGGCGGAGCGGTCGCGTCTCCTAGTGGTTCGAGGTGCGGTCGTTGCCGCGCTGGTGACCGCAGCAGGGGGCGAGATTGCGACCCTTCTGGGGCTCGGAACGGCTCCCGCCGGCTTCTATGCTTTCGTGGCTGCAGCCGGTGCAGCCTCCACCATCCTGGAATGGCGGTCGGCGGTGCTCCGGGCGAGCCGACGCCTCGTCGCGGCGCTCGTCTCGCGCGACATTCTTTGGCGCTTGATCATGCTCGCAATCCTTTTCGTCGCCCTGGGATCCGGGTTCGGTCTCAGCGTCTCCTTGGTGCTGGTGACCATGGCGACGGCCTTAGGACTTTCCGCCTGGACGATGCGGCTTCCTGTTGGCTTCGCCCCCGACGGAGCACGAAACGCCGCAGGGGAAGCCGATTTCTGGCCCCTTTCCCGCAGCGTGTGGATCTCGACTGTCGCTGCCGCCTTCGGCGCCCAGGCTGGCATCCTGGTCATTGGCATGGTGCTGACAGTTGAGAAAGCTGGGCTGTTCCTGCTCATCGATCGGACGGCGATGCTTTTGACCCTGATCCTCGCTGCGATCACTGCTGCGGCAACCCCCCGTATGGCCACGTTGTGGGCGCGGCGCGATCATGCCCGTCTGCGGGCGGCCTTCGCGACCAGCTGCCTCTATGGCGGCGCGGCGGCAGGTGCGGGTTTTATTCTGTTGGCGGCCTTTGGCGAACATCTCCTGGCCGCCATTTCCCAAGACTTCGCACAGGGCTATGCACCGCTGCTGGTGCTCGCCTTCGCCCAGCTCGTCAATGCAGCGACAGGCCCCGCCGGTGCCCTGTTGATGGTAACGGGTCACGAACATCTGGCCATGCGGCTCTCGCTTCTGTTCAATGTTTCAGCATTGATCCTCGCCGCCGCCGCCGGCTTCACCTTCGGCATCATGGGGCTCGCCCTCGCCCAGGCTTGCATCATCACCTTGCGGTGTCTCGTGACCTTTGCCTGTTGTCTGCACTGCTGGAACTGA
- a CDS encoding mannose-1-phosphate guanylyltransferase/mannose-6-phosphate isomerase has product MNEGIVSPILLAGGSGTRLWPLSRRDYPKQFVTLVGETSLFQQTCDRIQGEPFRPAFILGQADHRFLIAEQALESGLKQATVVLEPMGRDTAPAACMAALLAAREDPDRLVLLMPCDHLIADNAQFRASISNGIAAAQAGQIVVFGVVPNRPETGYGYIELDPDSPATGGLPRAVKRFVEKPSLEVAQDYLASGSFLWNAGLFLFRAETLLQHFESLQPEILEWCTDALANASVDLDFVRLEPSAYEKAPRISLDYAIMEKVTNIACVALETGWSDCGSWTSIQEIAVKDADGNATRGDVILEDTKNCLVYAEDACVAMIGLEDVVTIATQDAVLVTSRARAGDLKGLVEKLHAQGRPEAVHHPRVHRPWGWYQGLSLDSRYQVKSIMVKPGAKLSLQSHMHRAEHWIVVSGTVEVVRGDEAFLLTENESTYIPTGARHRLSNPGRIPALLIEVQSGPYLGEDDIIRYDDVYGRSPETTSAA; this is encoded by the coding sequence ATGAACGAAGGTATAGTGTCTCCGATTTTACTCGCCGGTGGCTCAGGCACGCGGCTGTGGCCTTTGTCACGCCGGGACTATCCGAAGCAGTTTGTCACTTTGGTGGGGGAGACCAGCCTATTTCAGCAGACCTGTGATCGGATACAGGGGGAGCCCTTTCGGCCGGCCTTCATTCTTGGCCAAGCCGACCACCGCTTTCTGATCGCCGAGCAAGCTCTGGAATCTGGGTTGAAGCAAGCCACGGTGGTGTTGGAGCCCATGGGCCGTGACACCGCTCCTGCGGCGTGTATGGCAGCTCTGCTTGCTGCGCGAGAGGACCCCGATCGCTTGGTACTTCTGATGCCCTGTGATCACCTGATTGCCGACAATGCCCAGTTTCGAGCCTCGATCAGCAATGGCATTGCAGCAGCTCAAGCTGGTCAGATTGTTGTCTTCGGGGTGGTTCCGAACCGGCCGGAGACCGGATATGGCTATATCGAGCTCGATCCGGACAGCCCGGCCACTGGCGGTCTGCCGCGTGCGGTGAAGCGCTTCGTGGAGAAGCCGAGCCTCGAAGTGGCGCAGGATTATCTGGCAAGCGGCAGCTTTCTCTGGAATGCCGGCCTTTTCCTGTTTCGCGCCGAAACGCTTCTGCAGCATTTCGAATCGCTGCAGCCAGAGATTCTCGAATGGTGCACGGATGCCCTGGCCAATGCCTCCGTCGATCTCGACTTCGTGCGCCTTGAACCATCCGCCTATGAGAAGGCTCCGCGTATCTCGCTCGACTATGCCATCATGGAGAAGGTCACTAATATCGCTTGCGTGGCGCTCGAGACCGGCTGGAGTGACTGTGGTTCCTGGACATCGATACAAGAAATCGCTGTGAAGGACGCCGACGGCAACGCTACGCGCGGTGATGTTATCCTGGAGGATACGAAGAACTGCCTCGTCTATGCCGAAGATGCCTGTGTGGCGATGATCGGTTTGGAGGACGTCGTGACGATCGCCACTCAGGACGCGGTACTTGTGACCTCCCGCGCGCGGGCCGGCGATTTGAAAGGATTGGTGGAGAAGCTGCATGCCCAAGGCCGACCCGAGGCTGTGCATCATCCGCGGGTTCACCGTCCATGGGGATGGTACCAGGGATTGAGCCTGGACAGTCGGTACCAGGTCAAATCCATCATGGTGAAGCCCGGTGCCAAGCTGTCTCTGCAGAGCCATATGCACCGCGCCGAGCACTGGATCGTGGTCTCCGGCACCGTCGAGGTGGTTCGCGGCGATGAGGCGTTCCTGCTGACCGAAAACGAGTCGACCTATATCCCGACGGGTGCACGCCACCGGCTTTCCAATCCTGGCCGAATTCCGGCCCTGTTGATCGAAGTCCAGTCGGGGCCCTATCTCGGTGAGGACGATATCATTCGATACGACGACGTTTACGGACGCTCGCCTGAGACGACATCTGCCGCCTGA
- the nusG gene encoding transcription termination/antitermination protein NusG, translating into MTPRTALPAVIGPRWYVASVAVGREAFAGNNLTRQGMLSFCPWRLRSIRHARQLRTERAALFPGYVFVHLNLAQDPWRMVNATPGIRQLIAVGDVPTPIRSGVVETLIASCDSDGIVHFISDFALGGRVRMLAGPFADQLGVLERSDKNASIRLLLSMMNRQVSLEIGLPAAAKIPAPLPRLQFGSDRRQLD; encoded by the coding sequence ATGACGCCCCGCACCGCATTGCCGGCAGTCATCGGTCCGCGTTGGTATGTGGCCAGCGTGGCTGTCGGCCGCGAAGCCTTTGCGGGGAACAACCTCACCCGTCAGGGGATGCTCAGCTTCTGTCCCTGGCGCCTGCGCAGCATTCGTCATGCGCGCCAGTTGCGGACGGAAAGGGCCGCCCTGTTTCCGGGCTATGTCTTCGTCCATCTGAACTTGGCGCAAGACCCCTGGCGCATGGTGAATGCCACACCCGGGATCAGGCAGTTGATAGCGGTGGGGGATGTGCCTACCCCGATAAGATCCGGCGTCGTGGAAACGCTCATTGCTTCCTGCGATAGTGACGGAATAGTGCACTTCATCTCTGATTTCGCTCTGGGCGGCAGAGTGCGGATGCTCGCCGGCCCCTTCGCCGATCAGCTCGGAGTTCTCGAGCGCTCGGACAAGAATGCCAGTATCCGGCTCTTGCTGAGCATGATGAACCGCCAGGTATCCCTCGAGATTGGACTTCCCGCTGCCGCGAAAATACCCGCTCCGCTGCCAAGGTTGCAGTTTGGAAGCGATCGCCGCCAGCTCGACTGA
- a CDS encoding 2-dehydropantoate 2-reductase, with protein MRICIYGAGAIGGYLAFALAEAGADVSIVARGEHLAAVRRHGLCLRTAEWERRVEVEASDQPEDLGPQDYVIIALKAHSVPPLASRITTLFHDQTAVVTAVNGLPWWYFYRHGGPLENRTVESVDPGGLQWRLFGPERAIGCVVYPACEVEAPGVVRLIDGDRFVLGEPSGETSERVLKLAEMLKAGGLKAPIRPRIRDDIWIKLWGNLSFNPVSALTGGTLEQICRFPETRAVIRQMMIEAQAVGEALGVRFAIGVDKRIAGGEAVGAHKTSMLQDLERGRPLEIDALVSSVQEIARHLQLPTPTIDVVLGLVKLRAVTATSQ; from the coding sequence ATGCGGATCTGCATCTACGGGGCCGGCGCCATTGGGGGCTATCTTGCTTTCGCACTGGCCGAAGCTGGGGCCGATGTTTCCATCGTCGCGCGTGGAGAGCATCTGGCGGCGGTCCGGCGCCACGGCCTGTGCCTGCGGACAGCCGAGTGGGAGCGCCGGGTCGAGGTCGAGGCTTCTGATCAGCCGGAGGATCTTGGGCCGCAGGACTATGTGATCATTGCCCTCAAGGCCCATTCGGTGCCGCCCTTGGCAAGCCGCATCACGACCCTTTTCCATGACCAGACAGCTGTGGTCACCGCGGTCAATGGCTTGCCCTGGTGGTATTTCTATAGGCATGGCGGACCCTTGGAGAACCGCACGGTCGAAAGCGTCGACCCGGGGGGACTGCAGTGGCGGCTCTTTGGCCCTGAGCGGGCTATCGGCTGCGTCGTCTATCCCGCCTGCGAGGTGGAAGCTCCCGGTGTCGTTCGCCTGATCGACGGCGATCGCTTCGTTTTGGGAGAGCCCTCGGGCGAGACCTCGGAGCGTGTTTTGAAGCTCGCTGAGATGTTGAAGGCAGGTGGCTTGAAGGCGCCGATCAGGCCTCGGATCCGAGACGACATCTGGATCAAGCTTTGGGGCAATTTGAGCTTCAATCCGGTGAGTGCGCTGACCGGTGGGACCTTGGAGCAGATTTGCCGTTTCCCGGAGACCCGTGCGGTCATCCGCCAGATGATGATCGAGGCACAGGCGGTTGGCGAGGCTCTTGGCGTCCGCTTTGCCATAGGGGTCGACAAACGCATCGCCGGGGGCGAGGCGGTGGGCGCGCATAAGACCTCCATGTTGCAGGATCTCGAGCGTGGACGGCCGCTCGAGATCGACGCGCTGGTCTCTTCGGTCCAGGAAATTGCCCGCCACCTGCAGCTGCCGACGCCGACCATCGACGTCGTTCTTGGCTTGGTGAAGCTGCGGGCAGTCACGGCCACGAGTCAGTGA
- a CDS encoding acyl--CoA ligase, whose protein sequence is MATAGKQSVAELLSLGAEADIAIGAPDRQRLTYGGLRGLVSSVGADLAGLGLKAGDRVAMVIPNGPMAATSFVAVAAYACAAPLNPAYREEEFEFYINDLRAKILLVPEGFSTPARAVADRLGVPIVELLEDRDGPAGAFAIRHDGAKGKATAASAGDEALVLHTSGTTSRPKIVPLTGANLTASAAHIAETLTLTPADRCLNIMPLFHIHGLIAAVLSSLRAGASVYCTPGFDALKIFRWFADIEPTWYTAVPTMHQAILSRAPRNRDVIEGLQLRFIRSSSSSLPPTVMTELEDVFGCPVIEAYGMTEAAHQMASNPLPPRLRHPGCVGIAAGPELAILGAGGALLGAGQEGEIVIRGPNVTAGYENNPKANAEGFADVGDGGDRWFRTGDQGILDDAGYLRITGRIKEIINRGGEKIAPREVDEVIMDHPAVAQAVTFAVPHAKLGEEVGAAVVLREGLTATPQEIRDFVSKRLADFKVPRQVLVVPEIPKGATGKLQRIGLAEKLGLC, encoded by the coding sequence GTGGCGACAGCAGGTAAACAGTCGGTGGCGGAGTTGCTCAGCCTGGGTGCTGAGGCGGATATAGCCATCGGCGCGCCTGACCGGCAGCGTTTGACCTATGGCGGGCTGCGCGGCCTGGTATCCAGTGTCGGAGCCGATCTGGCGGGCCTCGGCCTCAAGGCCGGCGACCGGGTTGCCATGGTCATTCCCAACGGCCCCATGGCGGCCACAAGCTTTGTCGCTGTCGCGGCCTATGCTTGCGCGGCACCTCTCAACCCCGCCTATCGCGAAGAAGAGTTCGAATTCTACATCAACGATCTCCGGGCGAAGATTCTCTTGGTCCCAGAGGGCTTTTCTACCCCCGCCCGCGCGGTGGCGGATCGGTTGGGCGTCCCTATCGTGGAGCTCCTGGAAGACCGCGACGGTCCCGCAGGTGCCTTTGCCATTAGGCATGATGGAGCCAAAGGCAAGGCAACAGCGGCCTCAGCGGGCGACGAGGCCCTTGTCCTGCATACGTCAGGCACAACGTCGCGGCCCAAGATCGTGCCCTTGACGGGTGCCAATCTGACCGCCTCCGCCGCCCACATCGCGGAGACGCTGACACTGACCCCCGCCGATCGTTGCCTCAACATCATGCCGCTGTTCCACATCCATGGGCTGATCGCGGCGGTGCTCAGTTCCTTGCGGGCCGGTGCGTCGGTCTACTGCACGCCTGGCTTCGATGCCCTGAAGATCTTCCGCTGGTTCGCCGACATCGAGCCCACCTGGTATACTGCGGTGCCGACCATGCATCAGGCGATCCTGTCGCGCGCGCCCCGCAACCGCGACGTCATCGAAGGCTTGCAGCTGCGCTTCATCCGATCCTCGTCCTCCTCCCTTCCGCCGACGGTCATGACGGAACTGGAGGACGTCTTCGGGTGTCCGGTCATCGAGGCCTATGGCATGACCGAGGCCGCCCATCAAATGGCGTCGAATCCCTTGCCGCCCCGTCTGCGTCATCCGGGTTGCGTCGGGATCGCAGCGGGCCCCGAACTGGCGATCCTCGGCGCTGGGGGCGCTTTGCTTGGAGCGGGCCAGGAAGGGGAGATCGTAATTCGCGGGCCAAACGTCACCGCCGGCTACGAAAACAATCCGAAAGCCAATGCTGAGGGCTTCGCCGATGTCGGCGACGGCGGCGACCGCTGGTTTCGAACTGGCGATCAGGGCATCCTGGATGACGCCGGCTATCTGCGCATAACCGGCCGCATCAAGGAAATCATCAACCGCGGAGGTGAGAAGATTGCTCCCCGAGAAGTGGACGAGGTGATTATGGACCATCCGGCAGTCGCTCAGGCGGTCACCTTCGCCGTGCCGCACGCCAAGCTGGGCGAGGAGGTGGGAGCGGCCGTTGTGCTGCGCGAAGGCTTGACCGCGACGCCGCAGGAGATACGAGACTTCGTGTCCAAGCGCTTGGCTGACTTCAAGGTTCCACGTCAGGTGCTGGTGGTACCCGAGATCCCAAAGGGTGCGACCGGCAAACTGCAGCGGATCGGCCTGGCCGAGAAACTCGGACTCTGCTGA